The following are encoded together in the Roseivirga misakiensis genome:
- a CDS encoding PSP1 domain-containing protein, with translation MSCSCGVSVEGKTAGCNNNGGCATGGCNKLNVFDWLSNMDSPTQEKFNIVEVRFKNGRKDFYRNTKGLDLVTGEAIVVDVQGGHHLGHVSMQGELVRLQMKKRAIADDQEIRQIYRKATIVDLEKFEEVRKRESPALYRTRNIILEQKLAMKLTDIEFQADNTKATFYYSADQRVDFRELIKILASEFKIRVDMRQISLRQEASRLGGIGSCGRELCCSTWLTDFKSVSTSAARYQNLSLNPSKLSGQCGRLKCCLNYELDTYMDALEDIPNVKSLQIKHGDAKLQKTDIFRKMMWFSFEGENVWHPISTSRVKEIMELNKNGERPETLTVDHIEVTIADNVINKDLKRMDEKFKKKDASTKSKKRRPNKNRNRNKPQGQNTGNNNPKAVSPSNGQGNSNAEHPKKGNRNKKRRYRSKKTNKSNE, from the coding sequence ATGAGCTGTAGCTGCGGTGTAAGTGTTGAAGGAAAAACAGCAGGTTGTAACAACAACGGTGGCTGCGCTACTGGCGGTTGTAACAAACTAAATGTATTCGACTGGTTGTCGAATATGGACAGCCCTACTCAGGAAAAATTCAATATCGTTGAAGTCCGTTTTAAAAATGGACGCAAGGATTTTTACAGAAATACTAAAGGCCTAGACCTTGTAACTGGTGAAGCGATTGTAGTAGATGTACAAGGTGGCCATCACCTTGGGCACGTGTCAATGCAAGGTGAGTTAGTCAGGCTGCAGATGAAAAAACGCGCCATCGCCGATGACCAAGAAATTCGTCAGATATACCGGAAAGCTACCATTGTAGACTTAGAAAAGTTCGAGGAGGTTCGGAAACGAGAGTCACCTGCTCTTTATAGGACCAGAAATATTATCCTAGAACAAAAACTAGCCATGAAACTCACCGATATCGAGTTTCAAGCTGACAATACCAAGGCTACTTTTTATTACTCAGCCGATCAAAGAGTAGACTTTCGAGAATTGATCAAGATTCTCGCTTCTGAATTCAAAATCAGAGTTGATATGCGTCAGATTAGTCTGCGCCAAGAAGCCAGCAGGTTGGGCGGAATAGGCTCATGTGGCAGAGAGTTATGCTGCTCTACTTGGTTGACTGACTTCAAAAGCGTTTCTACTTCGGCAGCACGATATCAAAACCTCAGCTTAAACCCAAGCAAACTCTCTGGACAATGTGGCAGGTTGAAATGTTGTCTGAATTATGAGTTAGACACTTATATGGATGCATTAGAGGATATCCCTAATGTGAAGAGCTTGCAAATTAAACATGGCGATGCCAAGCTGCAAAAAACCGATATCTTCCGAAAAATGATGTGGTTTAGTTTTGAGGGAGAAAATGTCTGGCACCCTATTTCTACAAGCCGTGTTAAGGAGATTATGGAACTCAATAAGAACGGAGAGCGTCCAGAAACCTTAACGGTCGATCATATTGAAGTGACCATTGCTGATAATGTGATCAATAAGGACTTGAAGCGAATGGACGAGAAGTTCAAGAAAAAAGATGCTTCCACTAAGTCAAAAAAGAGAAGGCCAAATAAGAATAGAAACAGGAATAAACCACAAGGGCAAAATACCGGAAACAATAATCCAAAAGCTGTATCACCTAGCAACGGCCAAGGCAACTCCAATGCAGAACATCCTAAAAAGGGCAATAGGAACAAGAAAAGACGTTATCGTTCCAAAAAGACCAACAAAAGCAATGAGTAA
- a CDS encoding gliding motility lipoprotein GldH, whose product MSKSIFGLLFVSLLFMMGCDSGRVYEADHDFEELTWNMDSIPDFQFSIEDTAPKDIIFKIRNSLDFPFRNCYMKYTLADTLGNTLKSELINLKLFDEKTGKPFGKGNSVFQHAETILSDYNFPKPGTYILSVAQYMRTTELAGTYSIGVRVEETSDY is encoded by the coding sequence ATGAGTAAATCGATTTTCGGCTTGCTGTTCGTATCCCTTTTGTTCATGATGGGCTGCGACTCTGGGAGAGTTTATGAGGCGGATCACGACTTTGAGGAACTCACTTGGAATATGGACAGCATTCCAGACTTCCAGTTTAGTATAGAAGATACCGCACCAAAAGACATCATTTTTAAAATCAGAAATAGCTTAGATTTTCCATTTAGAAACTGTTACATGAAGTATACCCTTGCTGATACGCTGGGTAATACGCTCAAAAGCGAATTGATTAATCTAAAGCTGTTCGATGAAAAGACGGGTAAACCCTTTGGCAAAGGAAATAGCGTTTTTCAACACGCAGAAACCATTCTTAGCGACTATAATTTCCCTAAACCTGGCACCTACATCTTAAGTGTGGCGCAGTATATGCGCACCACCGAATTGGCTGGTACTTATTCCATAGGGGTAAGAGTAGAAGAGACCAGCGATTACTAA
- a CDS encoding aminotransferase class IV, whose amino-acid sequence MDSNLVQYFNGEFVPKEAVKLSIDDVGLTRGYAIFDFFKAKGNTPIFIEDHLDRLVNSARQINLALPLSIPEIKQVVQALLLKNQLAYSSIKVIVTGGVSNDGFTPGKPQIIILNTPFSDPPHTLYQKGGSLMLQAYTRDNPLVKSTNYANALAVQSRWQEEGHIDVLYHQNGLVSEVSRSNIYYFKEGKLYTNDDGVLLGVTRKNVLKCAQEIFKIQLGPIYLEDLWSADEVFITSSTKKVLPIVKIGDREIDSGEVGENTMLLIDRFNRYIDDYIANTTA is encoded by the coding sequence ATGGACTCTAATCTAGTTCAATACTTCAACGGTGAATTTGTACCGAAGGAGGCCGTAAAACTCTCCATTGATGATGTTGGGTTGACTAGAGGGTATGCCATTTTTGACTTCTTCAAGGCAAAAGGGAATACTCCAATTTTCATCGAAGATCATTTAGATCGGTTAGTAAATTCTGCTCGACAAATAAATTTAGCCCTTCCACTAAGTATACCGGAGATAAAGCAGGTGGTACAAGCTTTACTGCTGAAAAATCAGCTAGCATATAGTAGCATTAAGGTCATAGTGACTGGCGGAGTTTCCAACGATGGTTTTACCCCAGGAAAGCCTCAAATAATAATTCTTAATACACCGTTCTCTGATCCACCGCATACACTTTACCAAAAAGGCGGAAGCTTAATGTTGCAAGCGTATACAAGAGATAACCCTTTAGTCAAGTCTACCAATTATGCGAATGCATTGGCCGTGCAGTCGCGCTGGCAGGAGGAGGGGCATATCGATGTGCTATATCACCAAAATGGACTGGTCTCGGAGGTATCGAGAAGCAATATTTACTATTTTAAAGAAGGTAAGTTATACACTAATGATGATGGTGTACTGTTAGGCGTTACCAGAAAGAATGTTCTGAAATGTGCTCAAGAAATTTTCAAAATTCAATTAGGACCAATTTATTTGGAAGATCTATGGTCTGCTGATGAGGTTTTTATCACGAGTAGCACTAAAAAAGTCTTACCGATTGTGAAAATTGGGGATAGAGAAATTGATAGCGGGGAAGTAGGAGAAAATACTATGCTACTAATCGATCGTTTTAACCGCTACATCGACGATTATATTGCCAATACTACGGCTTAG
- a CDS encoding SDR family oxidoreductase, with protein MAMKDKVVIITGGSSGIGKALALEFAKLGAKIVITGRNEARLTEVSQALEALNAPNLCLALDVSLEKDNATLVDKTIEKYDRIDILINNAGISMRALLEEIELEVFEKVMKINFNGTLYATKYCLPHILKSKGSIVGISSINGYRGTPARTAYTASKYAMNGFFEALRTEVMHRGVHVLVACPGFTGTNIRNAALTADGSEQGSSPRDEGKMMTAEEVALGIIKAIRKRKRDIVFTTQGKLAVFLNKWMPGRMDKIVFNVFAKEPDSPFAKP; from the coding sequence GTGGCAATGAAAGATAAAGTAGTCATCATCACAGGAGGTTCTTCTGGGATTGGCAAGGCATTGGCCTTAGAATTTGCAAAACTCGGTGCTAAGATTGTTATCACAGGCAGAAATGAAGCTCGGTTGACTGAAGTAAGCCAAGCTCTTGAAGCCTTGAATGCACCTAACTTGTGTTTAGCACTAGATGTCTCTTTAGAAAAGGATAATGCCACGCTGGTCGACAAGACTATTGAAAAATACGATCGTATAGATATCCTGATTAATAATGCCGGAATTTCTATGCGGGCACTGCTTGAAGAGATCGAGCTTGAGGTGTTTGAAAAAGTGATGAAAATCAATTTCAATGGCACCCTTTATGCGACCAAATATTGCTTGCCGCATATTCTAAAAAGTAAGGGAAGTATAGTCGGGATTTCTTCAATTAATGGATACCGAGGAACACCAGCCAGAACTGCCTATACAGCATCCAAGTACGCGATGAATGGCTTTTTTGAGGCACTCAGAACGGAAGTGATGCATAGAGGCGTACATGTACTCGTAGCCTGCCCTGGTTTTACAGGCACCAATATTAGAAATGCCGCATTAACGGCGGATGGTTCGGAGCAGGGAAGTTCTCCGCGTGATGAAGGCAAAATGATGACGGCCGAAGAGGTAGCCCTAGGCATTATTAAGGCCATTCGAAAAAGAAAAAGAGATATTGTATTTACTACTCAAGGTAAATTGGCCGTTTTCTTAAATAAATGGATGCCTGGCCGGATGGATAAAATAGTTTTTAATGTCTTTGCTAAAGAACCTGACTCTCCCTTTGCCAAACCATAG
- the thiL gene encoding thiamine-phosphate kinase → MSEERTELSDLGEFGLIDRLAEKLNPKQESTVKGIGDDAAVISSGEQYALLSTDMLVEGVHFDLSYVPLQHLGYKAIAVNVSDIAAMNGKPSQVVVSLALSNRFSVEAIEVLYSGMRAACEDYNVDIIGGDTTASRSGLVISVSAYGTVSEDNIAYRSGAGKNDILCVTGDLGGAFVGLQVLEREKQTFLGNPNMQPQLDKYQYIVQRQLKPRARMDVIHELKELGVVPTSMIDVSDGLASEVLHLSKASGVGFSVYEEQFPIDRQTYETAVEFNLDPVTSALNGGEDYELLFTIKQEDHAKLEKHADIHFIGHSQDLEKGNLMITKKGNHVALQAQGWNHLSPDNE, encoded by the coding sequence ATGTCAGAAGAAAGAACAGAATTATCGGACCTAGGAGAATTTGGTCTAATAGATCGATTGGCTGAAAAATTAAACCCAAAACAAGAGAGTACTGTGAAGGGAATAGGAGATGACGCTGCTGTAATTTCTTCTGGTGAGCAGTACGCTTTACTTTCCACAGATATGTTGGTAGAAGGGGTACATTTTGACCTGTCATACGTGCCCTTACAGCATTTAGGCTATAAGGCGATAGCAGTGAATGTATCAGATATCGCGGCAATGAATGGAAAACCTTCGCAAGTTGTAGTTTCATTGGCGCTAAGTAATCGTTTTTCTGTGGAGGCTATTGAGGTTTTATATTCCGGGATGAGAGCGGCTTGTGAAGATTACAATGTCGATATCATCGGTGGAGATACGACGGCTTCAAGAAGCGGTTTGGTAATATCAGTTTCGGCATATGGTACCGTGAGTGAAGATAATATTGCCTATAGAAGTGGTGCTGGTAAGAACGACATTCTGTGTGTTACTGGCGATTTAGGAGGCGCATTTGTTGGTCTTCAAGTTTTGGAAAGGGAGAAACAAACCTTTTTGGGTAACCCCAACATGCAGCCACAACTAGATAAATATCAATATATCGTTCAACGACAATTAAAGCCACGGGCTAGAATGGATGTGATTCATGAGTTAAAAGAGCTCGGTGTGGTACCAACTTCCATGATAGACGTATCTGATGGCTTAGCTTCGGAGGTTCTGCACTTGTCGAAAGCATCTGGAGTTGGTTTTTCAGTTTACGAAGAACAATTTCCTATAGATCGACAGACTTATGAAACGGCTGTTGAATTTAATCTTGACCCAGTAACATCCGCATTGAATGGAGGTGAGGATTATGAGTTACTATTTACGATCAAGCAAGAAGATCATGCTAAGCTTGAAAAGCATGCCGACATCCATTTTATCGGTCACTCGCAAGATCTAGAAAAAGGTAACTTGATGATCACCAAAAAAGGTAACCATGTTGCTTTGCAAGCACAAGGGTGGAATCATTTGAGCCCCGATAACGAATAA
- a CDS encoding AAA domain-containing protein, with product MQQILKSYQRRLTNLSGNNRSLLLLRLNKEQFLDVHDFDHVNGEPSWQIIDQVISRKSKVKLIPVSDPRDENSNLLSTRLKRLKRRESFIFQETGATDLYIGWPFVEGKFNDGTPLRAPLCFFPVTLQQENNDWLIVPKKDVNISFNKSLLLAFAHYNQVELLDELVEFTFDGYEKDSTGFKNMLYEQLRDSPISLRFSREFYAEKLESYPMQHKAAFEEAKERGEIDIKMQAVFGIFPQADSYLVPDYDFLIDHVDDANLDDFFAKKSLNPIDVSAKDFDPTKHFLNNIDESETYTPLALDAYQENALNAVKKGNSIVVQGPPGTGKSQLICNLASDFIARGKKVLIVSQKRAALDVVYDRLKSVGVHDFTALVHDFKGDRKAIYDQIANQIEHTQTYKKSNNNLDALQLDRAFKKSSLTIESISDELSEYKTALFDDSECGISVKELYLTSDPNKDHISLVQEYNGFHFDELNDFLRKLDLYFDYALVVNAADHPWAERTNFGAFKRSDLKQILDYLEEIPQEATRLTAAISEIVSESVDFDACRTISENLDKLKVLRSKIKNQRIFELFRPMVQFGADDASLLWLKNTRNLINTCFEGVGIEHSIPANEIGEVQLILKQRSDAKNSFLTSLKWRFSKEKIRLARILVANDLRDDKNGLKTLTAKIDNRLNLQHQLTKLRGIGWIDTTPKTTNQLEINEWLDEMELAIEAKALFDSFANFKEFFPFKNSSAKIFRTKLTNIELALKSLPVQRADWNRYILPKQVDLILAHQNFGTALAQSLKKDFDTLKSLDELRSSLSAQALSTVDKLFDQELSDKASLIQLFDNSIRLAWIDHIENKYPILTSVSTLKFEKLIDEFQETVSEKAEASAQILIQRAREKTYSALEFNRLNNQVTYRDLHHQVTKKKRIWPIRRLISNFESELFNLIPCWLASPESVSAIFPMEALFDLVIFDEASQCFSEKGLPTIFRGKQLVIAGDSQQLKPNDLYRVRWEDEQEDIALEVDSLLDLAKNHLMEISLQGHYRSRSLSLIDFSNQHFYKGKLKVLPDFNRVTNPEPPIEYIKVPGLWEKQQNEAEANSVVYHVKSCLEETPEESIGIVTFNAQQQSLILDKLDESDINLPNDLFVKNIENVQGDERDIIIFSIGYAPDKNGHFNVQFGSLNQAGGENRLNVAISRAREKVIIITSILPEALKVEKTKNDGPKLLKAYLNYAYAVSEGNFEPLVDASASFKPNWYLKNQIQDWGNELNIEVKTETPFADVELVKEDRPIGLLFTDDNHFFESLSMKEVCVYRPNHLTSKNWPFRTVHSREFWINQEKVKDKLSKFIERSE from the coding sequence ATGCAACAAATACTGAAAAGCTACCAAAGGCGACTGACGAACCTTTCAGGTAACAACAGATCATTGTTGCTTTTGCGCTTGAATAAAGAGCAATTTCTTGATGTTCATGACTTTGACCATGTCAATGGAGAGCCCTCTTGGCAAATAATAGATCAAGTGATCAGTCGAAAATCAAAAGTGAAATTGATTCCTGTATCTGATCCGCGCGATGAAAATTCAAATTTACTATCAACACGACTTAAACGTTTAAAACGTCGTGAGTCATTTATTTTTCAAGAAACCGGAGCCACCGATTTATATATTGGATGGCCATTTGTGGAAGGAAAATTCAATGATGGTACTCCTTTAAGAGCCCCGCTTTGCTTTTTTCCAGTGACACTTCAACAAGAGAACAATGACTGGCTAATTGTTCCAAAAAAAGATGTCAATATCAGTTTTAATAAGAGCCTTTTACTGGCTTTTGCTCATTATAATCAGGTTGAGCTTCTTGATGAATTGGTAGAATTCACCTTTGACGGCTACGAAAAAGACAGTACCGGCTTCAAGAATATGCTTTACGAGCAACTGAGAGATAGCCCGATCAGTTTGAGGTTTAGCAGAGAGTTTTACGCTGAAAAACTCGAGTCTTACCCCATGCAACACAAAGCGGCCTTTGAAGAGGCTAAAGAGCGGGGGGAAATTGACATTAAGATGCAGGCGGTTTTTGGAATCTTTCCACAAGCTGACTCTTATTTAGTACCAGACTATGATTTTTTAATTGATCATGTAGATGATGCAAACTTGGATGATTTTTTCGCCAAGAAGAGCTTAAATCCGATCGATGTCTCTGCAAAGGATTTTGATCCAACGAAACACTTTCTAAACAATATCGACGAGTCCGAGACTTATACTCCACTTGCCCTAGATGCTTATCAAGAAAATGCTTTAAACGCTGTAAAAAAAGGTAATTCCATTGTCGTTCAGGGCCCTCCTGGTACCGGAAAGTCACAACTGATCTGCAACTTAGCCTCAGACTTTATTGCCAGAGGAAAGAAAGTATTAATCGTCAGTCAAAAAAGGGCTGCACTAGATGTGGTTTACGATCGATTGAAATCGGTTGGTGTTCACGATTTCACCGCTTTAGTTCATGATTTTAAAGGTGATCGGAAAGCCATATACGATCAAATTGCCAACCAAATTGAGCATACACAGACTTATAAAAAGAGTAATAATAACCTTGATGCTTTACAGCTGGATAGGGCATTTAAAAAGTCTAGCTTAACTATTGAGAGCATTTCAGACGAGTTAAGCGAATACAAAACGGCACTTTTTGACGATAGCGAATGTGGAATTTCGGTTAAGGAGTTATACTTGACTTCGGACCCCAACAAAGATCACATTTCGTTAGTCCAAGAGTACAATGGCTTTCACTTCGACGAGCTCAACGACTTCTTACGGAAACTGGACCTATATTTCGATTATGCGTTGGTTGTAAATGCTGCTGATCACCCATGGGCTGAACGCACCAATTTTGGAGCATTTAAGCGAAGCGATTTAAAACAGATTCTTGATTATTTAGAGGAAATTCCTCAAGAAGCGACTCGCTTAACAGCTGCTATTTCAGAAATAGTAAGCGAGTCTGTCGATTTTGATGCTTGCCGAACTATCAGTGAAAACCTAGACAAACTAAAAGTTCTTCGATCGAAGATTAAGAATCAGCGTATTTTTGAGCTATTCAGACCGATGGTTCAATTTGGGGCTGACGATGCCAGTTTACTATGGCTAAAAAACACTCGAAACCTCATTAACACCTGCTTTGAGGGTGTCGGAATAGAGCATAGCATTCCTGCGAATGAAATAGGTGAAGTTCAACTTATTCTGAAACAGAGAAGCGATGCAAAAAACTCTTTTTTGACTTCTTTGAAATGGCGCTTTTCAAAGGAAAAGATCCGCCTCGCCAGAATTCTTGTCGCCAATGACCTTAGAGATGACAAAAACGGTCTAAAGACACTAACTGCGAAAATTGACAACAGGCTTAATCTGCAACATCAGTTAACTAAACTACGTGGCATTGGGTGGATAGACACCACGCCAAAAACTACAAACCAGCTAGAGATTAATGAATGGCTGGACGAAATGGAATTAGCCATAGAGGCAAAAGCTTTGTTTGATTCCTTCGCCAACTTTAAGGAGTTCTTCCCTTTTAAAAACTCGTCCGCAAAAATCTTCAGGACAAAATTAACTAACATAGAACTTGCGCTTAAGTCATTGCCCGTACAGCGTGCTGATTGGAATAGATACATTTTACCAAAACAGGTTGACCTTATTTTAGCTCATCAAAACTTTGGAACAGCGCTCGCTCAATCCTTAAAAAAGGACTTTGATACCCTAAAATCCCTCGACGAACTTAGAAGTTCTTTGAGTGCTCAAGCCTTATCTACTGTTGACAAGCTCTTTGATCAGGAACTTTCGGACAAAGCGTCGCTCATTCAGTTATTTGATAATAGCATACGCCTTGCTTGGATCGATCATATCGAAAACAAATACCCGATTCTGACTTCTGTTTCTACTTTAAAATTTGAAAAACTCATTGATGAATTTCAAGAAACTGTTTCAGAAAAGGCCGAAGCAAGTGCTCAAATTCTAATTCAGCGCGCAAGGGAAAAGACTTATAGTGCCCTTGAGTTTAATCGACTTAATAATCAGGTTACTTACAGGGATTTACACCATCAGGTCACTAAGAAAAAGAGAATTTGGCCCATCAGAAGGTTAATTTCAAATTTTGAGAGCGAGTTATTCAATCTTATTCCATGCTGGTTGGCTTCGCCTGAATCCGTATCGGCCATTTTCCCAATGGAGGCCTTGTTTGACTTGGTCATTTTTGACGAAGCAAGCCAGTGTTTTTCAGAAAAGGGATTACCGACCATTTTTAGAGGAAAACAACTCGTAATTGCTGGAGATAGCCAACAATTAAAGCCCAATGATCTTTATCGGGTACGTTGGGAAGATGAACAAGAGGACATCGCTTTGGAAGTCGACTCTCTTCTGGACTTGGCTAAGAATCACCTCATGGAAATATCGCTCCAAGGTCACTATCGAAGTCGTTCTCTATCTCTCATTGATTTTTCAAACCAACATTTCTATAAAGGGAAGCTTAAAGTATTACCAGACTTCAACAGGGTGACCAACCCTGAGCCCCCGATCGAGTATATCAAAGTGCCTGGTCTATGGGAAAAACAGCAAAATGAAGCCGAGGCAAATTCTGTGGTTTATCACGTAAAGTCGTGCTTGGAGGAAACGCCTGAGGAATCGATCGGTATCGTCACATTCAATGCGCAACAACAATCACTGATATTGGACAAACTGGATGAATCTGACATCAATTTGCCCAATGACTTATTCGTAAAAAACATTGAAAACGTTCAAGGTGACGAACGTGATATCATCATTTTCTCCATTGGTTATGCTCCTGATAAAAATGGGCATTTCAACGTTCAATTTGGTAGTCTCAATCAGGCCGGAGGGGAAAACCGTTTGAACGTGGCCATAAGTCGGGCTAGAGAAAAGGTAATTATCATCACTTCTATTTTACCTGAGGCTTTGAAGGTAGAAAAAACTAAAAACGATGGCCCGAAGTTGTTAAAGGCATATTTAAACTACGCCTATGCGGTATCAGAAGGGAATTTTGAGCCTCTAGTAGATGCTTCGGCCAGCTTTAAACCTAATTGGTACCTTAAAAATCAAATACAGGATTGGGGAAATGAATTGAATATCGAGGTTAAAACAGAAACTCCTTTCGCCGATGTTGAATTAGTAAAAGAGGATCGACCAATCGGTTTACTCTTCACAGATGACAATCACTTTTTCGAAAGCCTTTCTATGAAAGAGGTCTGTGTTTATCGGCCAAATCATTTGACTTCTAAAAACTGGCCTTTTCGAACCGTCCATTCACGTGAATTCTGGATAAATCAAGAAAAGGTAAAAGACAAACTAAGCAAGTTTATCGAGCGGTCAGAATAG